The following DNA comes from Frankia casuarinae.
TCTCACATGGTCCCGTTCGGCTGCGCTTGTGGCCGCGACAGCCCTGACCGTCGGGCTTGGCTACGGCCTTCCGGCGGTCGCGGATCCGGGTGGCGCGGCAGCCCAGTCGGGTGCGGCGGCCGTCCAGACGGCGAGCTCGGTGCGGGCGGCCACGGTCTCGCGGTGCTCGGGTCCCAACGCCCGTTCGAACAGCGCCAGTACCGCGGCAAACTGGTCTCGGGCACCCGCGGGATCCCCCGCCTCCCCGGTCCAGTGGGCGAGGTTGCGCTGGTCGAGCAACGTGTCCGGATGGTCGGGGCCGAGGACCCGCCGGTGGATCAGGAGCAGGGCGGCGTACTGGTCACGGGCCATCGCGGGGTCTCCCGCCTGACCCACCCAGTAGGCGAAGTTACCCCGGGCGACCAAGGTCGCGGGATGCTCGGGACCCGAGACCCGCTCACGGATCGGCAGTAACTGTGCGTACTGGTCGCGGGCGGCGGCCGGGTCACCCGCCTTGCCGGTCCACCAGGCGAGGTTGGTGCGGACCCACAGCGTGCCGTGATGCTCCGCGCCGGACACCCGCTCATGGACGGTGAGCAGCGCCGAGCACAGGTCGCGCGCGGCCGCGGGATCCCCGGCCTCCCCGATCCAACGGGCGTACTGGTCACGGGATTCGAGAACATCCGGGTGTTCCGGTCCCAGCACCCGTTCCCTGATCGGCAGAAACGCGGCGTAGTGAGCGCACGCGCCCGCCACGTCGCCGGCCTGCCCGGTCCAGAACCCGAGATTCGCCCAGACATACAGGGTCTCCGGATCATCCTCACCCGCGACGCGTCGCCACCGGGGCAGGATGGACAGGCACAGGTCGCGCGCGCCGGGCCAGTCGCCGGCCTGCCCGGTCCAGTCCGCGAGACGGGCCGCGACCAGCAGGGTCTGCCGGTCGTCGGCGCCCAGGGCTCGGTCGCAGACGGGCAGCAACGCCGCGAGCATGTCGCGCGCGCCTCCCGGATCCCCCGCCTCCCCGGTCCAGTTGGCGACGGCGGCACGCGTACGCAGAGCCGCGGGATGCTCGGCGCCCAGCCGTGCCACGGTGTCGTTGTGGACGTCCTCCTGCACGATCTTCGCCGTCCGGTAGTCACCACTGGCGTCGAGATACTCGAGCAGTTTCAGGACGCCGGGACGGTCCGGACGGAACACGATACGTGCGTGGGGGACCAGCATGGCGTAGACAGGCCACGTCCCGGACCGGTGGGGTTCATCCGGCAGTGCGGCCTCCACCAGGGCCACCACCACGCCGCGCAGGACGTCGCGACGTTCCTCGGGCAGCTGACCGGCGATGACTGCCCCGACGAGGCGGTGCAGCTGAATCGTGTTCCCGCTCCGGCGGGCCAGGGAGTAGGCCAGCGCGTCACCGACCACATCGTCGAGGTCGAGCCGGGGATGGGTACCGGCGCACGCCTGCGCCAACGGGCCGTCGAGAAGATCGGGATGGTCATCGAACAGGGCCAACGGGATCGGTTCGGGAGCCAGCAGCGCGCACAGCGTCAGCAGCTGCACGGTGGCCGGGGCGTCGGCCCGCAGCCGTTCCAGAGCCATGGACCAAGCGGTGGCGATGGTGCCGGCATAGAGGGGATCGCCCCCTTTGCCCAGCAGCGTCGTACGCCGGGTACGGAACTTCGCAAGGTAACTGGCCGGATCCGTCCGGGTCGTGGTGAGGTAGCCGGCGGCCTGCGCCAACGCCAGAGGCAGGTCACCCAACTCGGCAGCCAGCGCGTCGGCTACCGCCGCGTTCAGGCCGGGAAGACGGCGGGTCAGGAACGCCACCGCCTCAGCCCGTTCAAACACGTCCACGTCGACCGCAGCGGCGAGTGCCTCCCAGCCCGGATTCCGGGACGTGATCAGCACATGGCCCGGTCCGCTTGGCAGCCAGTCCCGCAAGGCGACGGGATCCTCGGCGTTGTCGAACACCACCAGCCACCCCACCCGACGGCCTAGGGCTGCGAGCACGATGGCCGCGATGTCGGATACCGCTCCATCGGTCGACAGACCCAGCGGGCCCGCGAGCGCGGCGAACTTCTCGCCGACCAGGAGGGTCTGTTCCGCGTCGATCCACCAGACCAATGTGTACTCGGCGGCGTGCCGATGGGCGTACTCGACGGCCAACTGGGTCTTGCCCACCCCGCCCATGCCGTGCAGGGTGGTCACCGCCACCGGCCCCGACCCCAGCTCGGTGCGGATCTGGTCGAGCTGGGACTGGCGGCCGGTGAAATGCCGGTTGCGACTCGGCACGTTCCACACATCGGGCAGCCGCCCGGGGAACGTCGGCTCCATCCCCGTCGCGGTGACCATCGGTTGGGCGGGCCCGCCGGGAAAGACCGGCTCCACCGCCGGCTTACTCCGCTCCCCACGTGCCGCGGCCACCAGCCGCCCGGCCGCGATGTCCCGGTCGAGGCCGAACAGGTCCACGCTGACCAGCTGACCCAGCAGCCCGGGCCGATCACATTCCTCCACTCGGAACACCAGCAGCTTGCGCGCCCGCCCGGACGGGTCGGCGGCCCAGGCGGCCTGCCACTCCGCCTCCGCGAACGCCGAGGACAGGTACGCCGTCGACAGCACCGCGATCGTGCGGGCCGCGACCTGTGCCGCCTGATGCATCTCGGTGACGAAATGACTACCCGCGTTGAAGTCCCAGGTCTGGATCCGCACCCGGTAGCCGGCGTCCTCCAACACCCAGGCGATCCACTCCGCCCATCCCTGATCGGCCCCGGTGTAGGAGACGAAGAAATCCACCCCCGACGATGGCGACCTTGCCGCACCCTGCACCGCGCCGCCGCCTGACGCCGGGACCCTCGTGCCCATAGCCGCACAGCCTGCCACAGTAGCCACGGATCGTCACAACCCAGGCGCGTACCGGACAGCCGAACGGGCTGACACCCGGGGTGTGTAAGAACAACGGTGTAACCCCGATCAAGGAGTGACACCTGATGACGATCACCACAGACGCAGCGGACACTGCTGTGGTGTCCCTGGAGGAGTCGGCCGCTGGACGGCCCCGCGCGTCGAAGGCGAAGGCTGCGCCAGCGGGGATCGATCCCGCGTTGGTCGCGCAGCTGGTGACCCAGGCCCGTGAGCAGGGGGTGCGGCTGTCCGGCGAGGGTGGCCTGCTCCAGCAGCTGACGAAGGTCGTGCTGGAGTCCGCCCTCGAGGGCGAGATCACCGGGCGGCCTCGTGAGTGCCGGCCGTCAGGGCAGCGTCCGGAAGGACGCTTCCGGCAGGTGGTTCTTCGTCGTCGACATCACCGCAGCGGGTGGGCCGCGTCGGCAGGCGAGACGGCGTGGGTTCGCGACCAAGAAGGCGGCACAGGCGGCGCTGACGGGGTTTCTCGGCAAGCTCGCGGCCGGCACGTACGTCGAGCCGTCCCGGCTGACCGTTCGGGAGTTCATCGAGACGCGCTGGCTCCCGGCAGTGGAAGGTGAGCTGCGGCCGTCGACCCTGGCGTCATGCCGGCGGAACCTGCGGCTGCATGTCCTGTCCCGGCTCGGCGGGGTGCGGCTCCAGCTCCTTGACACGGCTACCCTGCAAGCCCTCTAGGCCGAGTTGCTCCGGGCTGGCCGGGCTGACCATGCCCGGGGGCACGGACTGTCGCCGCGGACCGTGCTCTACATCCACACGATCCTTCGGGATGCGCTGAAGACGGCAGTCGAATGGGACCTGATCCCACGCAACCCGGCGGACCGGACCAAGCCGCCGCAGCGGAAGGCCCAGGCCGAGCGGCACACGAAGATCCGCACCTGGACGAACGCCGAACTCCGGACCTTCCTCGACGCCACCCGCGACGAACCGACCTACGCCCAGCGCCTCACCTCGCCACCACCGGCGTGCGGCGAGGTGAGGCGCTGGGGCTCGCCTGGTCGGCGGTGGATCTGGACGCGGGGCGCATCTCGATCCGCCGGACGCTCGTCAACGTCACCACGTCTGACACCGGCCGGGTGCCGGTGTTCAGCGACCCGAAGACCGTACGCGGCACGCGGGTCATCGCCCTGGACACGGCCACCGTAACGGCGCTGCGTGACCTGCGCGAGAGCAAGCTGAAGGAGCTGGCGTTGCTCGGCAGGGAGCCAGAGGCCGATCTTGTCTTCACCCACTGGGACGGCCGGGCCATGCACCCGGAACGGAACTCCCGCGCGTTCCTCCGGCGGGTGAGGCGCCTCGGCCTGCCGGTCATCCGGCTGCACAACCTGCGGCACACCTGGGCAACCCTCGCGCTCGCGAGCAACGTGCATCCCAAGGTCGTCTCCGAGCGGCTGGGGCACGCCAGCATCACGATCACCTGGAGATCTACAGCCACGTTCTGCCCGGCATGCACTCCGATGCCGCGGAAGTCGTCGCCGGGCTCATCCTCGGCACTGGCGGGCAGGCCGACGAGGACCAGGCGGACCGGCCCGACGGCGGTGGCGACGCGACCGACTCGGACGACTCCGATGGCCTGGGTGATGACGATGCGGAACCGGGTGCGCCTGCGTCAGACTGCCCGGCCACCGGCCCGCGGACTCCTCGTCCGTCCACTTCGGTCACGGCCCGGTCGTGACCAATCTGTGACCAAACGGGCCCAAACGATCAGAGGAGGAACGGTGGGCGAGCATCTGACCTGCGAGAACGCTGCCGTTCAACGGGTGCACCTCCTTGGGCGCTACTCGAACACGCCAGAGGTACTGACCGATCTTCAAACCGTCTGGGCCGTCGTAGCTGAAACCCCTGGTCAGGGGGAGACACAGGAGCTTCCGGGCCTCACAGGTTCCGGTCAGGTGCCCCGACGACACGCCATCGTTGACCGCCTCCCGGCCTCGGACATCGAGACCTTGATCAGCCTGTACCTGGCCGGCAGCACCGCTCGCGCCTTGGCGGCCAGGTACTCGATCAGTCTCACGGCGGTCAAGACGCTGCTGCGCAAGCGTGGCATCCGCCGCAACCGGCGATCAGCTGAACCCTCGTGACCGTGTCAGAAGACCGGCCGCCTTCCTGGTGGCCGGGCTTCTTGGTCATACCCATCAAGATTATGTAAGCAGGAACCATACCCATGGAACACGCACCATCTCACGAAAGGATCATCAACCAGGCAGACGTTCTACCCGCCGAGCTGTCGCACGACGAACGCCTGATCAAGCAAGGCATTGAGGCCGCCGCCCAAGAGGAGCGGCCCATCGACGACCGCACCGCGCGCTACATCGCCGGACAGCTGCACGGCGGTCAGGTCAGCGCCCTCTACAGTCTGGCCAGCACCGGCAACATCATCGAGGACACTGTCTACCACGAGCTGTACGAAGACCTCGAATCCCACACGCCGGAGGTCGCCTCCTGGGTCGAAGCGCTTCGGGCCTACTGCCAGGCTCGGCCGGACAAGGGACCAGTGAGAGGCTGGACCGAGCACGCCGCCATCCTGGACCGCATCGACGCCACCCGGGAACGGGCGCGCATGCTCGGCGGGATCGCCATCGCACCGGAACTGGCCGAAGCCAACGAGGCGCCCGGGAAAGATCATGCTCTAAACCCGGACCGGCTGGACGAACTGTTCGGCGAACCGCCGGACGAGGAGGTCGGCCGCGCAGATGAGCTGGGCTGGTTCGGCCTGATCGTCGATCACGGCACCGGCGGCGGCACGATCATCTCCCAGGACGAGCAGGGCTTCCGTTACGTCTGGGAGACGGCCAACGGCGAAGCACTCGACCAGCGGTGGCAGGCCATCCTCCGGGAGTACGGCACCTACGAAGACTCACTTGTTGACCTAGAACGACGTGGCCTGGATGCTCGCCATGAACGGGTCGGCTATGCCTGTCTGGCATGCGAAGAGCCGATCGTTGAGCAGGCAAACGGGCTCGATCGATCCACCTGGACGCACCAAGACGGCGAACCGCTCTGCCCTGTCGTCGATGGCACCGGCTACGAACCGGCCAAGCCGGGTGTCTGGCGGGACGGTGAGGTGGTGCCGCTGGCTGACGAGGCTGACGGCGACGACGCACACTGGCGACGGACCGCGAGTCTATGTGGCCAGCTTGGCTGACTACAGTAACGGCTACCTACACGGCCGCTGGGTCGCCGCCGATCGGGACACCGAAGATCTGCAAGCGGCCGTGGACCGTATCTTGGCAACCTCGCCGGCCCGGCAGCACGGTGAGGCGGCCGAAGAGTGGGCTATCCACGACTACGAGGGCTTCGAGGACGACGTCACGTCCACGCTGGGCGAGTGGCCGTCGCTGCAAGACCTGAGCAAGGTCGCCAAAGGTATCGCGGAACACGGCCTGGCGTTCGGCGCATGGGTGGCGCACCTGGGCCGGGCAGACGATGAGCTGGTGGATCGGTTCGAGGAATTCTACCGCGGTGAGTGGGGCTCGCTCACGGACTATGCCGAGGACTACCTGCAGAACATTGACTTCTACCGGTTCCTTGACGACCTGCCGGAAGACATACGGCACTATGTCAGTGTCGATGTGGAGCAGTACGCCGAGGACATAGCGTGCGATCTGCACGTTGCAGATACGCCGGAAGGTGGAGTGTGGGTGTTCAGCGTATCGTAGCGTGATCGACGGCTAAATTTAGCGCTGTCGACATGTACGTATTCGGAAATCCCGTTGGGGCATGATCGTGGGCGGCGTGACCGTGGGGCACTCCGCTGGGGTCTCGGGGGTCGGGGTCAGCCGGGAGGCTGTTGCCAGGTGGTGAGGTCCTCGGGGCTGGCGGCCCAGGGCAGGAACCGGTCGAGGTCGGCGCCGGTCGGCGGCTTGCCGCCGGCCCGGCCGCAGGCGTCGAGGTAGTTCTCCAGGTAGGTCAGCAGGTTCAGGTTGTGCATCGCGGCGGTCGCGGTGACCGTGAAGATCGTGGCGGCGTGGCGGGCGGTGTCCTCGGTGCGGGAGCCGCCGGCGTTGCGCCGGGTCACGACCGGGCCCCTGATCGCCCTTTCCGCCGGGTTGTTGTCCATGCCGATCATGGGGTAGTCGCGGTGGGCGACCAGCCCGTCCCATTCCCGGTCCAGGGTCGCGAGCGCCTTGCGCGCGGGTTCCTGCAGGCCGGGCGAGGCCGTCTGCTCGCGGCGAACCGTGTCGATCACGGTGATCGCGGTGTCCCAGCCGGCGTACGCGGCGGCGAGCCGCTTCTCGGTGGCCGGCGACGGGGCCGCGGCGGCGGTGTGCCAGGCGGCGGCGAGCTCGCCGTGCGCGGTGTAGAGCGCGCGGATCCGCTCGACCCACTGGCGGGCCCAGATCCCGAGCTGGGCGGGGTTCGCGTCGCCGGCCCGCACGAAGTACCGCCGCGCGTGCGCCCAGCAGTACAGGTTGACCAGGCCATCGGCGCGGCGGCCGGCGGAGACGTACACGGTGTAGAAGTCCGACGACAGCACGAGGCGGCGCGGTCCGCCGTCGGCGTCGTCGGTCAGCTGGCCGCTGTCCGGGTCGAGGCCGACGTGTTCGGCGAGCACCGCCGTCGAGCGGGTCGCGTCCATCACGAAACAGACGCTGTCCGGCCCCAGGAACACCCACAGCCACCAGCGGGCCGGCCCGCCGCCGCCGGTCGGGGTGAACACCCGCCAGGTCGTCTCGTCGGCGTGCAGGTGCCACGACCCCCGCGACCGCCCGACGATCTGCTCGGCGAGTGGGGCGAGCAGGCCCGCGACCTGGGCGCACGCCCCGGTCAGCGTCGCCGGCGAGAGCTGGGCGCCGTGCCGGGCCAACCCGGTGACCAGCGAGTTCTGCGAACGGCCCGCGACATAGCGCTCCACGATCAGCATCGCGAGGAACCGGTGCGTGAACAGGCCCTTCCCGATCGCCTTCGACGGTCCCGGCGCGGTCACCGTCAACGACCCGCCACAGCGGCAGCCCCGCCGATACCGGCGCCGCCTCGACACCCGAACCCGCACCGTCACCAGCCAGTCGAGCTGCTCGACGACATGCTCGCCCCACGGCGTGAACGGCTGCCCACACGACAGGCAGCCATAGCCCCCGCCCTCGAAGTCGCAGTCGACCTCGTCGCGGGACAGATGGTCGTAGCTCCGCCGGCCCGAGCGCGCGCCCGGCCCCCGCCGCCGGCCTGCCGACCCGGCGGCCTCGCCCCGCGCCCCGTCGCCACAACCGTCCCCGCCATCCGGCGAACCCACGGCCGGCGACCCGCCGCACTCCCGTTCCGACGACCGGCCGAACAGCATCCGCCGCAACGTCGCCAGCTCCGCCTGCAACGCCTCGAGCTGGAGACGCAGCTCCACCACCTCGGCCTCACGCGTCGCCTCCCGCGCGACCAGCCCGGCGATGTCCGTCAACAGCTCCGCGACCCGGGCCCGCAGCCAGGCGTTCTCCGCCAGCAGCGCCGCGCCCTCGGCAACCTCACCGCTCGCGGCAGCGCCCGCCCCCGACTCGACAACCGTCACGCACCGCAGCAAACCACCCCGACCGGCAGAACATCACCCACCACGACCATCAGGCCACACCCAGCCCCGAAGGCCGTCACCCCAAAAGATCAACAACGGGACTTCCGAATACGTACGTCGACATAGCGTACTAGAAAGAAACTGCACAGGCTGCTCGTTTAAGCGGGCGAGAGCAAACCGAGATTGATGAGGCGGAACTCCATTGCCTGCCGCGACACGTCAAAGGTTCTTGCAAGATGCTGCACGATAGCCGTGTCCGACCTTAGTCGACCGCTGGTGAGCTGGTCGAGTTGTTCGACTATCCGTTCGTCGGGCATGAGTAGCGCTGCCGCAAAGGCATTCGCCTCACGCTCTTGCCGATCTGTCGCTGTAGACGAGACTGCGTCCCGAAAGTTTACGCGCACGAGCCGGTCAAGAATGAGCCCCTTACCCTCATGCAACAGAAGGTGACCAATCTCGTGCGCGATTGTGAAACGTTGACGAACCGGGGCATTGACGCTGTTGACGCCAATAATAGCTGGCTGGCCATCTTGGCGTAGTAGTAGGCCGGAAATGTCGTCTGCCTCAAAGGGCTGGTAGCGAACCACCGCGCGGAGGGAGGCGGCTATGCGGTCTACCGGGACTGGAATATAATTTGCGTATCCGCAGTCTTTTAGAAGTTCGATCGCTCGGATCTCGCTCGACGTACGACGGATCGGCGGATTCACGACGTGTTTCCGTCATCGGCAACGTGGGCGGACACGTTATCGTCGCCAGGCATCGATGCGATCGAGGCAACCCATTCCCGGTAGGGGCCGGGCGCTTCTGGCGCCGCTGAAGGGGCCGGGCGTCCCGCGATGACCTCTGCGAGGAGTTCTGGCGCTCCAACGTTGAGCTGCTCAGCTAGGCGGACGAACGTCAGCAGTGTGATGCCTTGGGCACCGTGCTCGATGTTCGTGATCGTCGTCCGCGTCAACCCGAGTCGCTCGGCAAGGGCTGCCTGGCTCCATCCCCGCTGGCGGCGGTGCTTGCGCACTGACTGCGCCAGACCGCGCTGCAGTTCCACGTCCTGCACAGGCCGCAGTCTGCCCGGGAAGCGGTGTCGGTGTCAAACTCACTGTCATGTCAGTTTCACTGTCATTTTGTTGTTGCCAGTTGGGTTGACCATCTGGTGCTCCGAGGCTGACGATCGTCAGCGTCGCCTGGTCGGCGACATCGGCTAAGCGGTCGGCAACGCCGCGGACAGGAGAACTCCCATGAGTGGGACAGCAGCAGTCGAGGCCGGGGCTCAGACCAAGACGGTGGAGATCATCGTGAACGGCCGTCGGCGCACAGTGGTCAAAGGGGAGTTGAGCTTTGACGAGGTCGTGGCCCTGGCTTTCGATCCTGTGCCTGCTGGCGACAACGTCGACTTCACGATCACCTTCCGGCGGGGGCACGGCGACAAGCCCGAGGGGACCCTCCGTCCAGGCGGGACCGTCAAGATCAAGGAAGGAATGATCTTTGATGTCACAGCGACTGATCGTTCGTAGCGCGGACCTCGGGCGGCTGCGGGAGGAGGGCTACCACCTTGAGACACGTGGAAATGTGCTGCTCGTCCACGACGTGCCGTACGTCAACCCGAGTCGGGAGGTCCTACGCGGCACCTTGGTCACCGAACTGGAGCTCGCCGGTGACATGACGATCCAGCCGTCGAACCATGTCGCCCAGTTCATCGGCCAGACACCCTCGGACTCGGAAGGCCATCCGCTGTCGAAGCTGATCAACAGCGGTGCGGCGTCGTTGGTCGGCTCGGTTCACGTCAACTTCACGTTCTCGAAGAAGCCGATGGGTGGTGACCAGCGCTACCGGGACTATCACCACAAGGTAACAACCTATGTCGCCCTCCTCTTGATGCACGCCCAGGTGCTCGATCCAACCGTCGCGGCCACGACCTTCCCAGTGATCACGCCGGACGAGGACGACGACTCGCCGTTCGAGTACCTGGACACCGCATCCGTCCGAGCCGGCATCTCGGAGGTGACCAAAAAGCTCCGGCTAGGTCCGATAGCGATCATCGGCCTCGGCGGCACCGGTGCCTATACCCTCGATCTTGTAGCGAAGACGCCGGTCCGAGAGATCCATCTATTCGATGGTGACCGCTACCTCCAGCACAACGCCTTTCGATCGCCCGGGGCGCCGTCGATCGAGGAGCTGGCTACGGTGCCAAAGAAGGTTGACTACTTCGCAGCGCGTTACGCCAAGATGCGAAAGAAAATAGTGCCGCACGGCGACTTCGTCACTGAGGCGAATGTTGACGAGCTGCGCGGAATGACGTTTGTCTTCCTCGCGCTTGATGATGGTCCGGCGCGGAAGCTGATAGTTACTAAGCTAGAAGAGTACGGGATTGATTTCATCGATGTTGGAATCGGTGTCGAGCATGTCGACAACTCGTTGACCGGTTTAGTGCGCACGACTCTGAGCACCGTGGATTCGCGCAAGCATCTTGACGCCGACCACCGGCTGCCGTTCGGGAAAGCGAATGATGCCAACGACTACAACCGCAACATTCAGATTGCCGATCTGAACGCACTCAACGCCGCGCTGGCTGTGATCAAGTGGAAGAAGCTGGCCGGCTTCTACCTGGACCTGGAACGCGAGCACTACAGCGCTTATGCTGTGAACGGCAATACCTTGATCAATGAGGACCTGGGGTGACCAGGCTGGACGCAGTCCGGCATGAGTTCGTGGAGTGTATACCTGAGACCCTGATTCAGGGTGTTGTCTACGTGTCAATAGCCTATGCCACTGTGGCCCATAGTTGCTGCTGTGGATGCGGAAACGTGGCTTACACACCGCTGGCGCCTGGCCGGTGGGCGTTGACTTTCGATGGAAGATCGATCTCTTTGGACCCGTCGATCGGCAACTGGAGTTTCCCATGCCAGTCGCACTACTGGATAGAGCGCAACCGCGTCCACTGGCACGCGGCGTGGACGGCGGAGAAAATCCAGAAAGGCCGAGCGCGGACATTGCAAATGATCAACAAAGACATTGAACGAACCGATGGTGCGAAAAGCGCTACAACCGCAGTCCAAACGAGGTGGCGCGGCTGGTTTGCGCGGCTTCGCCGCCGGTTCAAGTAGGTCGCGCCCTCCTCCAGAAAGCATGCTTGCGGCGTCGATCGACGCCGCGACGGGCCAACGGAGGCGTAAGGTCTCAGATGTGAATAGTTTGGCGTCTGTATCGGTGATTTTTGGATCGCAGTAAACTCTCGCATAGATGCGAGACGGAGAGATGTAGGTGTGCAGTGGGCGAAGAGAAGGACGCCGTCGTTGCAGTCGAGACTGTCCTAGCGGCTGCAACAGTGGGCAGTGTGAAAGTAAGACTCCGAAGCTACTTTTCCTCGCACTACC
Coding sequences within:
- the fxsT gene encoding FxSxx-COOH system tetratricopeptide repeat protein, giving the protein MGTRVPASGGGAVQGAARSPSSGVDFFVSYTGADQGWAEWIAWVLEDAGYRVRIQTWDFNAGSHFVTEMHQAAQVAARTIAVLSTAYLSSAFAEAEWQAAWAADPSGRARKLLVFRVEECDRPGLLGQLVSVDLFGLDRDIAAGRLVAAARGERSKPAVEPVFPGGPAQPMVTATGMEPTFPGRLPDVWNVPSRNRHFTGRQSQLDQIRTELGSGPVAVTTLHGMGGVGKTQLAVEYAHRHAAEYTLVWWIDAEQTLLVGEKFAALAGPLGLSTDGAVSDIAAIVLAALGRRVGWLVVFDNAEDPVALRDWLPSGPGHVLITSRNPGWEALAAAVDVDVFERAEAVAFLTRRLPGLNAAVADALAAELGDLPLALAQAAGYLTTTRTDPASYLAKFRTRRTTLLGKGGDPLYAGTIATAWSMALERLRADAPATVQLLTLCALLAPEPIPLALFDDHPDLLDGPLAQACAGTHPRLDLDDVVGDALAYSLARRSGNTIQLHRLVGAVIAGQLPEERRDVLRGVVVALVEAALPDEPHRSGTWPVYAMLVPHARIVFRPDRPGVLKLLEYLDASGDYRTAKIVQEDVHNDTVARLGAEHPAALRTRAAVANWTGEAGDPGGARDMLAALLPVCDRALGADDRQTLLVAARLADWTGQAGDWPGARDLCLSILPRWRRVAGEDDPETLYVWANLGFWTGQAGDVAGACAHYAAFLPIRERVLGPEHPDVLESRDQYARWIGEAGDPAAARDLCSALLTVHERVSGAEHHGTLWVRTNLAWWTGKAGDPAAARDQYAQLLPIRERVSGPEHPATLVARGNFAYWVGQAGDPAMARDQYAALLLIHRRVLGPDHPDTLLDQRNLAHWTGEAGDPAGARDQFAAVLALFERALGPEHRETVAARTELAVWTAAAPDWAAAPPGSATAGRP
- a CDS encoding Arm DNA-binding domain-containing protein gives rise to the protein MSAGRQGSVRKDASGRWFFVVDITAAGGPRRQARRRGFATKKAAQAALTGFLGKLAAGTYVEPSRLTVREFIETRWLPAVEGELRPSTLASCRRNLRLHVLSRLGGVRLQLLDTATLQAL
- a CDS encoding site-specific integrase, with protein sequence MRRGEALGLAWSAVDLDAGRISIRRTLVNVTTSDTGRVPVFSDPKTVRGTRVIALDTATVTALRDLRESKLKELALLGREPEADLVFTHWDGRAMHPERNSRAFLRRVRRLGLPVIRLHNLRHTWATLALASNVHPKVVSERLGHASITITWRSTATFCPACTPMPRKSSPGSSSALAGRPTRTRRTGPTAVATRPTRTTPMAWVMTMRNRVRLRQTARPPARGLLVRPLRSRPGRDQSVTKRAQTIRGGTVGEHLTCENAAVQRVHLLGRYSNTPEVLTDLQTVWAVVAETPGQGETQELPGLTGSGQVPRRHAIVDRLPASDIETLISLYLAGSTARALAARYSISLTAVKTLLRKRGIRRNRRSAEPS
- a CDS encoding antirestriction protein ArdA, with product MADYSNGYLHGRWVAADRDTEDLQAAVDRILATSPARQHGEAAEEWAIHDYEGFEDDVTSTLGEWPSLQDLSKVAKGIAEHGLAFGAWVAHLGRADDELVDRFEEFYRGEWGSLTDYAEDYLQNIDFYRFLDDLPEDIRHYVSVDVEQYAEDIACDLHVADTPEGGVWVFSVS
- a CDS encoding IS66 family transposase produces the protein MTVVESGAGAAASGEVAEGAALLAENAWLRARVAELLTDIAGLVAREATREAEVVELRLQLEALQAELATLRRMLFGRSSERECGGSPAVGSPDGGDGCGDGARGEAAGSAGRRRGPGARSGRRSYDHLSRDEVDCDFEGGGYGCLSCGQPFTPWGEHVVEQLDWLVTVRVRVSRRRRYRRGCRCGGSLTVTAPGPSKAIGKGLFTHRFLAMLIVERYVAGRSQNSLVTGLARHGAQLSPATLTGACAQVAGLLAPLAEQIVGRSRGSWHLHADETTWRVFTPTGGGGPARWWLWVFLGPDSVCFVMDATRSTAVLAEHVGLDPDSGQLTDDADGGPRRLVLSSDFYTVYVSAGRRADGLVNLYCWAHARRYFVRAGDANPAQLGIWARQWVERIRALYTAHGELAAAWHTAAAAPSPATEKRLAAAYAGWDTAITVIDTVRREQTASPGLQEPARKALATLDREWDGLVAHRDYPMIGMDNNPAERAIRGPVVTRRNAGGSRTEDTARHAATIFTVTATAAMHNLNLLTYLENYLDACGRAGGKPPTGADLDRFLPWAASPEDLTTWQQPPG
- a CDS encoding ImmA/IrrE family metallo-endopeptidase → MNPPIRRTSSEIRAIELLKDCGYANYIPVPVDRIAASLRAVVRYQPFEADDISGLLLRQDGQPAIIGVNSVNAPVRQRFTIAHEIGHLLLHEGKGLILDRLVRVNFRDAVSSTATDRQEREANAFAAALLMPDERIVEQLDQLTSGRLRSDTAIVQHLARTFDVSRQAMEFRLINLGLLSPA
- a CDS encoding helix-turn-helix domain-containing protein produces the protein MQDVELQRGLAQSVRKHRRQRGWSQAALAERLGLTRTTITNIEHGAQGITLLTFVRLAEQLNVGAPELLAEVIAGRPAPSAAPEAPGPYREWVASIASMPGDDNVSAHVADDGNTS
- a CDS encoding multiubiquitin domain-containing protein; protein product: MSGTAAVEAGAQTKTVEIIVNGRRRTVVKGELSFDEVVALAFDPVPAGDNVDFTITFRRGHGDKPEGTLRPGGTVKIKEGMIFDVTATDRS
- a CDS encoding ThiF family adenylyltransferase; the protein is MSQRLIVRSADLGRLREEGYHLETRGNVLLVHDVPYVNPSREVLRGTLVTELELAGDMTIQPSNHVAQFIGQTPSDSEGHPLSKLINSGAASLVGSVHVNFTFSKKPMGGDQRYRDYHHKVTTYVALLLMHAQVLDPTVAATTFPVITPDEDDDSPFEYLDTASVRAGISEVTKKLRLGPIAIIGLGGTGAYTLDLVAKTPVREIHLFDGDRYLQHNAFRSPGAPSIEELATVPKKVDYFAARYAKMRKKIVPHGDFVTEANVDELRGMTFVFLALDDGPARKLIVTKLEEYGIDFIDVGIGVEHVDNSLTGLVRTTLSTVDSRKHLDADHRLPFGKANDANDYNRNIQIADLNALNAALAVIKWKKLAGFYLDLEREHYSAYAVNGNTLINEDLG
- a CDS encoding DUF6527 family protein — translated: MAHSCCCGCGNVAYTPLAPGRWALTFDGRSISLDPSIGNWSFPCQSHYWIERNRVHWHAAWTAEKIQKGRARTLQMINKDIERTDGAKSATTAVQTRWRGWFARLRRRFK